The Mastomys coucha isolate ucsf_1 unplaced genomic scaffold, UCSF_Mcou_1 pScaffold13, whole genome shotgun sequence genome has a window encoding:
- the LOC116087555 gene encoding desmoglein-1-alpha-like, with product MKNLQLSIGVRNVAEFHQSILSQYKLTATMITVTVLNVVEGSVFRPGSKTFEITGNMEANYNVGKFAATDLDTGRDSTNVRYVMGNNPENLLAVDSRTGILTLRNRVTLEQYKRLKGTYEGTVLSIDDSLQRTCTGTVIVKLTGSVWEQGSEGDGGGTGSGTSGDRDQVTTGYSSTSEGPQRVTGSWGNIDGTGSNTDTFQGDLDDNLDTPLYGDNVHFGPAGIGLLIMGFLVLGCKHFNPSFDTCVSKNMAKEIKGLGVQLDSVYLAMIT from the exons ATGAAGAATTTACAGCTTAGTATTGGTGTTCGAAATGTAGCTGAGTTCCACCAGTCAAttctttctcaatataaactcACAGCAACTATGATCACTGTGACTGTGTTAAATGTGGTAGAGGGCTCCGTGTTCCGACCAGGTTCAAAGACGTTTGAAATAACCGGTAATATGGAAGCAAATTACAACGTGGGAAAGTTTGCAGCTACAGACCTGGACACGGGTCGAGATTCCACAAATGTTAG ATATGTGATGGGAAATAACCCAGAGAACCTTCTGGCTGTTGACTCAAGAACAGGCATACTAACTTTAAGAAACAGAGTTACTTTGGAACAATACAAAAGGCTTAAAGGGACATATGAAGGAACAGTGCTATCAATAGATG ATTCCCTTCAGAGGACCTGCACTGGGACAGTCATCGTTAAACTTACTGGCAGCGTCTGGGAACAGGGTTCAGAAGGTGATGGCGGTGGCACTGGCAGTGGCACTAGCGGTGACCGTGACCAAGTGACTACTGGATATTCAAGCACTTCTGAGGGCCCGCAACGAGTCACAGGATCTTGGGGAAACATCGATGGCACCGGCTCTAACACTGACACTTTCCAAGGGGATCTGGATGACAACCTTGACACCCCACTCTATGGAGACAATGTTCACTTCGGTCCTGCAGGCATCGGGTTGCTCATCATGGGGTTCCTGGTGTTAGGATGTAAGCATTTCAATCCTTCTTTTGACACatgtgtctcaaaaaatatggcAAAGGAAATCAAAGGTCTAGGTGTTCAACTTGATAGTGTATATCTTGCAATGATTACCTAA